In Nitrospiraceae bacterium, one genomic interval encodes:
- a CDS encoding SGNH/GDSL hydrolase family protein: MKDATMERLVADSIPAPRSLASPAKRALLGVFLFVSLIGLAETGAALIYYFQIPAQQRDVIELAIGLRQAPTNTVLRFVSHPYLNYVANPTFTYDNGYRPHNAWGFRDEHCCVPKKPGHIRIVAIGGSTTYGLYFTYDQNVWPALLQEKLRQKYGDRIEVINAGIPNYTTFELIGLTAMILPELSPDVVLIHTGLNDAFAVGYPEEGGADNRYFRHAWNYTPLSQGLGSAMRASYLVRLIGRYWTSSNTFSPGDMAGAIQYPVANGAEMVKHIETANGKYFRRNLQTLVALCRNMNAVPVLLNEPVNPAKEEGLDAYYRAVVAAISRNNSIMQELAATNRLLSIDLYSKMRDPAYFLDAAHETKVGMEKKAEVIAERLAVALDPLVGSARAN; the protein is encoded by the coding sequence ATGAAGGACGCAACCATGGAGAGGCTTGTGGCGGACTCGATTCCTGCGCCACGGTCTCTTGCATCGCCCGCCAAGAGAGCCCTCCTGGGAGTATTCTTGTTCGTGAGCCTCATCGGTCTCGCGGAAACGGGCGCCGCCCTCATCTATTACTTCCAGATTCCAGCCCAGCAACGTGACGTGATCGAGCTGGCCATCGGACTGCGGCAAGCTCCTACCAATACGGTGCTGCGCTTTGTCTCACATCCGTATCTCAATTACGTGGCGAATCCCACGTTCACCTATGACAACGGATATCGGCCGCATAATGCCTGGGGATTTCGGGACGAACACTGTTGCGTTCCGAAGAAACCGGGCCATATCCGAATTGTGGCGATCGGGGGCAGTACGACCTATGGCCTCTATTTCACGTACGATCAAAACGTCTGGCCAGCGCTATTGCAGGAGAAACTGCGGCAAAAGTACGGCGACCGGATCGAAGTGATCAACGCTGGCATTCCCAATTATACGACCTTCGAACTGATTGGGCTTACCGCGATGATCCTGCCGGAACTCTCTCCGGATGTCGTGCTTATTCATACCGGACTCAACGACGCGTTCGCAGTGGGATATCCCGAGGAGGGCGGAGCCGACAATCGGTACTTTCGACATGCCTGGAACTATACGCCGTTGTCTCAAGGTCTCGGGAGCGCTATGCGGGCAAGTTATCTCGTGCGGCTGATCGGGCGATATTGGACATCGTCGAACACCTTCTCCCCAGGCGACATGGCAGGCGCGATCCAGTATCCAGTCGCGAACGGCGCTGAAATGGTGAAACATATAGAAACCGCCAATGGCAAATATTTTCGTCGGAATCTTCAGACGCTCGTGGCCCTGTGTCGAAATATGAACGCCGTGCCGGTGTTACTCAATGAGCCAGTGAACCCGGCGAAGGAGGAAGGTCTGGACGCGTATTACCGCGCGGTCGTGGCGGCAATCTCACGAAACAATTCGATCATGCAGGAACTTGCCGCGACCAACCGACTCTTGTCGATCGATCTCTACTCGAAGATGCGGGATCCTGCATACTTTCTGGATGCCGCTCATGAAACGAAGGTCGGAATGGAGAAAAAGGCTGAGGTCATTGCAGAACGGCTCGCCGTCGCGTTAGACCCGCTTGTAGGTTCAGCCCGCGCGAACTAG
- the hpnI gene encoding bacteriohopanetetrol glucosamine biosynthesis glycosyltransferase HpnI — translation MYGLSLLEWACLIPVVVGSLYYLACLDCVLIARGRATAPPRIPKRGWPPVTILKPVHGLEKHLEKNLRSACAQDYPNYQVVFSVQNENDPAIPLLRTLQSEYGSERVTVVIDNRQVGTNGKINNLIGGVAHARHEILVISDSDVHVGPDYLMAIVAPLDDPDVGFVCTFFKAMSAGSWFEKMELLTMNACFFPDTVFAYVTKTAKFCIGSSVAFRRSILKSIGGLESLADYLVEDYEMGRRIWEQGKKAAVAPYVVDTVVDLKSPSQWWSHQVYWDQNSCIVRPGALTSTLIIRPIPFAFLFAILRLADPLGLLVLGGAVALRLTTAAGMLTSGLGDREGLKTLLLLPLRDIAGLVSLILALTQKTAVWRGKKYILTKDGRMIPQEASL, via the coding sequence GTGTACGGACTTTCCCTTCTCGAGTGGGCTTGCCTGATTCCGGTCGTTGTCGGGTCGCTTTATTACCTTGCCTGCCTGGATTGTGTCCTGATCGCTCGAGGACGTGCTACAGCCCCTCCTCGAATCCCAAAACGTGGCTGGCCACCTGTCACGATTCTGAAACCAGTGCACGGACTCGAGAAGCATCTGGAAAAGAACCTCCGCAGCGCCTGCGCGCAAGACTATCCAAACTATCAAGTCGTCTTTTCTGTACAGAATGAGAATGACCCTGCGATTCCTCTTTTGAGAACCCTTCAATCTGAATACGGCTCAGAACGGGTCACCGTCGTCATTGACAATCGGCAAGTAGGAACCAACGGCAAGATCAATAATCTGATCGGCGGGGTGGCCCATGCGCGCCACGAGATTTTGGTGATCAGCGATAGCGATGTTCATGTAGGCCCCGACTACCTGATGGCGATCGTCGCCCCCCTGGATGATCCGGACGTTGGGTTCGTCTGCACGTTTTTTAAAGCGATGTCGGCGGGATCGTGGTTCGAAAAAATGGAACTGCTCACGATGAATGCCTGTTTCTTTCCTGACACGGTCTTTGCGTATGTGACCAAGACAGCAAAGTTTTGCATCGGGTCGTCGGTCGCCTTTCGACGTTCCATCTTGAAAAGCATCGGTGGTTTGGAAAGTCTCGCCGACTATTTGGTCGAAGATTATGAAATGGGGCGCCGCATATGGGAACAAGGCAAGAAAGCTGCGGTAGCGCCCTACGTGGTCGACACTGTGGTCGATCTGAAGTCTCCCTCTCAGTGGTGGAGTCATCAGGTCTACTGGGATCAAAACAGTTGCATCGTGAGACCCGGTGCTCTCACCTCGACGCTCATCATTCGCCCGATCCCTTTTGCGTTTCTCTTTGCCATCCTGAGATTGGCCGATCCACTCGGATTGCTCGTGCTCGGAGGAGCAGTCGCGTTGCGCCTGACAACGGCTGCCGGGATGCTTACATCCGGCCTCGGCGACCGTGAGGGTCTCAAGACCCTTCTGCTGCTTCCTCTCAGAGACATTGCAGGTCTGGTCTCATTGATCTTGGCGTTGACGCAAAAGACTGCGGTGTGGCGCGGCAAAAAGTACATTCTGACAAAGGATGGACGCATGATTCCTCAAGAGGCGTCCTTGTGA
- a CDS encoding SDR family oxidoreductase — translation MRTYLVTGGAGFIGSHVTEALVKRGERVKVLDNFFTGKRENLAPFDRDIELIEGDVRDASRYPEILDGVATIVHLAALHEVVRSVECPMETHDVNVTGTLNLLLGARRAGVKKFVFASSSAVYGENPAIPRIETMTPAPSSSPYAATKQAGEYYCQLFSTLYGLETVCLRFFNVYGPRQDAASTYAAVIPKFISLLLAETAPTIYGDGEQSRDFTFIGDCVAAVLAACEIPGLSGQALNIGTGRCTTINQLYAQLQILLGTNLSPHYGPRQPGDLPHDQADIGQAKRFLHFQPRYGLARGLQETIAFMRCAHLSEQSAITGTRELRV, via the coding sequence ATGCGAACGTATTTGGTGACCGGCGGAGCAGGCTTTATCGGCTCGCATGTGACTGAGGCGCTTGTGAAGAGGGGCGAGCGCGTCAAAGTCTTGGACAACTTCTTTACCGGAAAACGGGAGAATCTTGCGCCTTTTGACCGTGACATCGAACTCATCGAAGGCGATGTCCGAGATGCTAGTCGGTATCCGGAGATTCTTGATGGAGTAGCCACGATCGTCCATTTGGCCGCTCTACATGAAGTGGTGCGCTCTGTCGAATGCCCGATGGAGACCCACGACGTGAACGTCACAGGGACCCTGAATCTGCTCCTTGGCGCGCGGCGGGCCGGAGTGAAAAAGTTTGTCTTCGCGTCATCGTCCGCGGTGTACGGGGAGAACCCCGCAATCCCTCGAATCGAAACCATGACCCCCGCTCCCAGCTCTTCTCCCTATGCCGCGACAAAACAAGCCGGCGAATACTACTGCCAGCTATTCTCAACCCTCTATGGGTTGGAGACGGTCTGTTTGAGGTTTTTTAATGTCTACGGCCCTCGTCAAGACGCCGCCTCAACCTATGCCGCTGTGATCCCGAAATTTATCTCCCTTCTCCTGGCAGAGACAGCTCCGACCATCTACGGAGATGGGGAGCAGTCGCGCGATTTCACCTTCATCGGTGATTGCGTGGCGGCCGTGCTGGCTGCCTGTGAGATTCCCGGCCTCTCGGGGCAAGCGCTCAACATCGGGACAGGCCGGTGTACGACAATCAATCAGCTCTATGCTCAACTTCAGATCTTGCTGGGTACAAACCTGTCCCCCCATTACGGGCCGCGTCAGCCGGGGGATCTGCCACACGATCAAGCGGATATCGGACAGGCGAAACGTTTTCTCCACTTCCAGCCTCGATACGGCCTGGCTCGCGGTCTCCAGGAAACCATCGCGTTCATGCGATGCGCTCACCTCAGTGAGCAGTCTGCCATCACAGGCACACGGGAACTTCGCGTCTGA
- the galT gene encoding galactose-1-phosphate uridylyltransferase — protein MPDLRRDPIVGRWVIISTERSGRPHEFSQMQPARPISTALCPFCPGQERLTPKEIMAYRSQPSEPNSPNWSIRVVPNKFPALQVEGDLGREGLGLYDRMNGIGAHEVIIETPGHKDGLADLPPKKIEDVLWAYRDRMLDLRKDLRFRYILIFKNHGAAAGATLEHSHSQLIALPIIPTSVMTEIEGCRAHYEQKERCIYCDILRQDLSDGDRVVAENPEFACVTPFAPRFPFEMWILPKRHAGYFEESQKQQFEFLAPILSESLRRMDKVLARPAYNFILHSSPLHEKTGDFYHWHVELIPKLTQVAGFEWGTGFYINPVSPEESAKFLREAIM, from the coding sequence ATGCCTGATCTGCGACGAGATCCCATTGTTGGTCGTTGGGTGATTATTTCGACCGAGCGCAGCGGCCGGCCGCACGAGTTTTCTCAGATGCAACCTGCGCGTCCCATTTCGACTGCTCTTTGTCCGTTTTGCCCTGGCCAAGAACGCCTGACGCCAAAAGAAATCATGGCCTACCGCTCACAACCTTCCGAGCCGAATTCGCCCAATTGGTCCATCCGCGTCGTGCCCAATAAGTTCCCTGCTCTCCAAGTCGAAGGCGACCTCGGCCGCGAAGGGCTTGGCCTCTACGACCGCATGAATGGGATCGGGGCACACGAGGTCATCATCGAAACGCCAGGCCACAAGGACGGCTTGGCCGACCTGCCGCCCAAGAAGATCGAGGACGTCCTCTGGGCCTACCGGGATCGGATGTTGGACCTCCGAAAGGATCTGCGCTTCCGCTACATCCTGATCTTCAAGAACCATGGGGCCGCTGCTGGTGCGACGCTCGAGCACAGCCACTCACAGCTCATCGCTCTGCCGATCATTCCCACCAGCGTCATGACGGAAATTGAAGGATGCCGCGCACACTATGAGCAAAAGGAGCGCTGCATCTACTGCGATATTCTGCGGCAGGATCTATCTGATGGGGACCGGGTCGTCGCCGAAAACCCCGAGTTCGCCTGCGTGACGCCCTTCGCCCCGCGATTCCCGTTCGAGATGTGGATTCTGCCGAAACGGCACGCCGGCTACTTCGAAGAAAGTCAGAAGCAGCAGTTCGAATTCCTGGCGCCTATTCTCTCTGAATCGTTGCGGCGGATGGACAAAGTCCTCGCCAGACCAGCCTATAATTTCATTCTTCACAGCTCGCCGCTCCACGAAAAGACGGGCGACTTCTACCACTGGCATGTGGAACTTATCCCGAAGCTGACGCAAGTCGCCGGTTTCGAATGGGGCACGGGATTTTACATCAATCCGGTGTCGCCGGAAGAATCCGCAAAATTTCTCCGGGAAGCGATAATGTGA
- a CDS encoding sigma-54 dependent transcriptional regulator: protein MATILVVDDEKNYLWMLKELLQGEGYDVVTCDKALDALEILRESKIDLLLTDLRMGETDGMTLLARARETSPTTTTILMTAYGTIERAVEAMRLGAYDFIVKPFENVDLLRSVGKAIEHNTLVRENVRLSQSLAPHYHFDNLIGQSIAMRAVFDKIKRVTNSKSTVLLFGESGSGKELVARAIHFNGPRCGRPFLAVNCGAMTASLAESELFGHERGAFTGANTRHQGMFEQANTGTLFLDEVGELPIDLQTKLLRVLDTQEVRRVGSEKTFRVDVRILAATNRDLKSEVKHGRFREDLFFRLSVVRIDIPPLRERGEDVRLLAEAYLQELVKEGSMHGKRFVPATLELLKRYQWPGNVRELHNAVAHAALMAQQEEIQPDDFPLELAASGEWLHVLDRIIPSDAPLDHTLKAVEHHMIDRALNRAGGVQAKAADLLKISRSLLQYKLKTFGTSPDHVK, encoded by the coding sequence ATGGCTACGATCCTAGTCGTTGATGATGAGAAAAATTACCTCTGGATGTTGAAGGAACTTCTTCAGGGAGAAGGGTATGACGTCGTCACATGCGACAAGGCGCTCGATGCTCTCGAGATTCTTCGAGAGTCGAAGATCGACTTGCTGCTCACAGACCTCCGAATGGGCGAGACGGATGGCATGACGCTGTTGGCACGAGCACGGGAGACTTCACCGACAACCACCACTATCTTGATGACAGCCTACGGGACGATCGAACGGGCGGTTGAAGCGATGCGGCTTGGGGCGTACGACTTTATTGTGAAGCCGTTCGAGAACGTGGACTTGCTCCGCTCCGTTGGAAAAGCGATCGAACACAATACTCTCGTTCGAGAGAATGTGCGCTTGTCTCAGTCACTGGCTCCTCACTATCACTTCGATAATTTGATTGGCCAAAGCATCGCCATGCGGGCCGTTTTCGACAAGATCAAGCGAGTCACCAACTCAAAGAGTACCGTGTTGTTATTTGGCGAAAGCGGAAGTGGAAAAGAACTGGTCGCGCGTGCCATTCATTTCAACGGACCGCGCTGTGGCCGACCGTTCCTGGCAGTCAATTGCGGAGCCATGACCGCCTCGTTGGCGGAAAGCGAACTCTTCGGACATGAGCGTGGGGCCTTCACGGGGGCCAATACGCGACATCAGGGGATGTTCGAACAGGCAAACACAGGAACCCTCTTTCTCGATGAGGTTGGAGAACTCCCGATTGATCTCCAGACGAAGCTCCTGAGGGTGCTCGACACGCAGGAGGTTCGCCGAGTGGGAAGCGAAAAGACGTTCCGCGTCGATGTGAGAATTCTCGCAGCCACCAATCGAGACTTGAAATCGGAAGTCAAACACGGCCGTTTCCGAGAAGACCTTTTTTTCCGCCTGAGCGTCGTGCGGATCGATATTCCTCCTCTCCGCGAACGAGGCGAGGACGTTCGATTATTGGCCGAAGCGTACTTACAAGAACTGGTGAAGGAAGGAAGCATGCACGGGAAGCGGTTCGTACCGGCCACCCTCGAACTCCTGAAGCGTTATCAGTGGCCAGGAAACGTGCGGGAGCTGCATAACGCCGTGGCGCATGCGGCGCTGATGGCCCAACAAGAAGAAATTCAGCCGGATGACTTTCCCTTGGAACTAGCAGCCAGCGGTGAATGGTTGCATGTCCTGGATCGGATCATTCCGTCCGATGCCCCCCTCGACCACACGCTCAAGGCGGTCGAGCACCACATGATCGATCGTGCGCTGAACCGTGCCGGTGGTGTTCAGGCCAAGGCTGCCGATTTGCTCAAGATCAGCCGAAGCCTGCTTCAGTATAAGTTAAAGACGTTCGGCACCAGCCCTGACCATGTCAAGTAA
- the hpnK gene encoding hopanoid biosynthesis-associated protein HpnK: MKKLIVNGDDFGLAVPVNEAIEEAHRNGILTSASLMVGAEAAKDAIARAKRLGSLRVGLHLVLVDGRAVLPKRNIPDLVDEEGEFLPDPVLVGLKYFFEKDLLRQLEAEIRAQFQAFHDTGLPLDHVNGHNHLHLHPTVLGLILKVGREFGLRAMRLPYEPPLPSWRASRQGLLRKFGGWTFLFPWIVLLKARMKLAGIRCNDFVFGLNDTGHLDRELLLRILRELPDGVTEIYCHPATRRCAELDQAMPGYLNEQEFEALTSPAVKQAVATAGCQRVAFDEL, from the coding sequence GTGAAAAAGCTCATCGTCAACGGAGACGATTTCGGGCTTGCCGTCCCGGTCAATGAAGCCATTGAGGAGGCCCATCGCAATGGCATCCTCACGTCGGCCAGTCTGATGGTTGGAGCCGAGGCCGCCAAGGATGCAATTGCACGAGCCAAACGGCTCGGTTCGTTAAGAGTCGGGCTGCATCTGGTGTTGGTGGATGGTCGCGCTGTACTCCCGAAACGGAACATTCCTGATCTTGTGGATGAGGAGGGTGAGTTCTTGCCGGACCCCGTTTTAGTTGGGTTGAAATATTTTTTCGAGAAGGACTTGCTTCGTCAGTTAGAAGCGGAAATCCGAGCGCAGTTTCAGGCGTTCCACGACACGGGGCTTCCTCTCGACCATGTGAATGGACACAACCATTTGCATCTTCATCCCACTGTCCTCGGACTAATCCTCAAGGTCGGACGAGAATTTGGCTTACGAGCGATGCGACTTCCCTATGAACCACCCCTGCCCTCGTGGCGCGCGTCCAGGCAGGGACTGTTGCGCAAGTTCGGAGGCTGGACGTTCCTTTTCCCCTGGATCGTACTCCTTAAAGCGAGGATGAAACTCGCCGGGATCCGCTGCAACGATTTTGTTTTTGGTCTGAACGATACAGGTCACCTCGATCGGGAACTCTTGCTGCGCATTCTGCGAGAGCTCCCGGACGGGGTCACGGAAATATATTGCCATCCGGCGACCAGGAGGTGTGCGGAGCTTGACCAGGCCATGCCTGGCTATTTGAACGAGCAGGAGTTTGAGGCACTCACGAGTCCGGCGGTGAAACAAGCAGTGGCAACCGCCGGATGTCAGCGGGTTGCGTTTGACGAGTTGTGA
- a CDS encoding tetratricopeptide repeat protein has translation MRMPLRKMQCSAILLFVLVALTARTLGAQPASLSDGAQALERELQTLLADRAPDSTDSRILVRLSEVYLDLGDNAYSEKTKRLAAYDEGARVARRAIDLDESNAQAHYLYAANLGSAAQLKGVMASAFTMNDLKNHTRRALELNPNHAPSLHMMGMMFEELPWILGGDSEAALTYLNKAVTADPRSIHARLDLGKAYIKRQNTDAARREFNIILSQAPPRDQSASEQRYRQEARQLLASLTPQQNTTDSHK, from the coding sequence ATGAGAATGCCTCTCAGAAAAATGCAATGTTCTGCCATCCTCCTCTTTGTCTTGGTAGCACTCACGGCCCGCACGTTGGGCGCACAACCGGCGTCGCTTTCCGATGGAGCACAAGCTCTTGAGCGAGAGTTGCAGACTCTCCTTGCCGATCGGGCACCTGACTCCACAGACTCCCGGATTCTCGTGCGCCTTTCGGAAGTATATCTTGATCTGGGCGATAATGCGTACTCCGAGAAGACGAAGCGTCTGGCAGCATATGATGAAGGGGCGCGGGTTGCACGCCGAGCCATCGACCTCGATGAATCCAATGCACAGGCTCATTATCTATACGCAGCCAACCTCGGAAGCGCTGCCCAGCTCAAGGGAGTGATGGCTTCCGCGTTTACCATGAATGACCTCAAGAACCATACCCGGCGTGCGCTGGAGCTCAACCCTAACCATGCTCCATCTCTTCACATGATGGGGATGATGTTCGAAGAGCTGCCATGGATTCTCGGGGGTGATTCGGAGGCTGCGCTCACGTATCTGAACAAGGCAGTCACCGCCGATCCACGTTCCATCCACGCTCGTCTTGATCTCGGGAAAGCCTACATCAAACGACAGAATACGGACGCGGCGCGGCGCGAGTTCAACATCATTTTGAGCCAGGCACCACCTCGCGACCAGTCAGCGAGCGAGCAGCGCTACCGCCAGGAAGCCCGTCAGCTGCTTGCGTCTCTCACCCCTCAACAAAACACAACCGACTCGCACAAATAA
- the hpnJ gene encoding hopanoid biosynthesis associated radical SAM protein HpnJ has translation MKTLLLNPPSFDMFDGGASSRYQATREIPSFWYPVWLAYSAGMIQDSRLLDAPSHGVSPEETVAIAKDYEFLALFTSTPGFKSDIRLAQMIKEANPRIKIAFVGPHVTIQPEQSLKTSPAIDFVVRREFDYPLAEYASGRKLEEIAGISYRQDGQIIHNPDRPSIEDLDALPFAVDVYKRDLDITRYNIPYLKHPYVAFYTSRGCPALCTFCLWPQTMSGHPWRTRSIPNVVEEVMRCLEYFPQAKEIFFDDDTFPWAKDRTIDLCKALKPLKFTWSCNSRVTAGYETLKAMKEAGCRLLIVGFESGNANILTNIKKGATVEQARQFMKHCKELGLVVHGDFQVGLPGETKETIEQTVQFAMELDPETIQVSMSHPYPGTEFDTYLKKHNYSVDHVMTDEEGHQLPVFQYPGLSRKEIMHAVEQFYDRYYFRPHVIFRILRRALFNSHDRRRLYVEAKEFLKVRAKRKGFVRAQVSAGSPGS, from the coding sequence ATGAAGACGTTACTGCTTAATCCTCCTTCATTCGACATGTTCGACGGGGGAGCCAGTTCGCGCTATCAGGCCACCAGAGAGATTCCCTCATTCTGGTATCCGGTGTGGCTCGCCTATTCTGCCGGCATGATTCAAGACAGTCGACTGCTGGATGCTCCTTCGCACGGCGTGAGTCCCGAGGAGACGGTCGCAATCGCCAAGGACTACGAGTTTCTCGCACTTTTTACCAGCACGCCGGGGTTTAAGAGCGACATACGACTCGCTCAAATGATCAAAGAGGCGAACCCTAGGATCAAGATCGCCTTTGTCGGTCCTCATGTGACGATTCAACCGGAACAGAGCCTCAAGACCTCTCCTGCCATCGATTTTGTGGTTCGGCGGGAATTCGACTACCCCCTTGCAGAGTATGCCTCCGGCAGGAAGTTAGAAGAAATCGCCGGCATCAGCTACAGACAGGACGGACAGATTATTCATAATCCGGATCGTCCATCCATTGAAGATCTCGATGCCTTGCCGTTTGCCGTCGATGTCTACAAACGAGACCTGGACATTACTCGCTACAACATCCCTTACCTGAAGCATCCGTATGTCGCCTTCTACACTTCGCGTGGCTGCCCGGCCCTGTGTACATTTTGCCTCTGGCCGCAGACGATGAGCGGCCACCCTTGGCGGACCCGCAGCATTCCGAACGTAGTGGAGGAAGTCATGCGGTGTCTCGAATATTTCCCGCAGGCGAAGGAGATCTTTTTTGACGATGACACCTTCCCTTGGGCCAAGGACCGGACCATCGACTTATGCAAAGCATTGAAGCCGCTGAAGTTCACCTGGTCGTGCAATTCCAGGGTGACGGCGGGGTACGAGACCCTCAAGGCAATGAAGGAAGCAGGCTGCCGCTTGCTGATCGTCGGATTCGAATCAGGCAATGCGAATATCCTAACGAACATCAAGAAGGGCGCGACCGTCGAGCAGGCTCGGCAGTTCATGAAGCACTGCAAGGAATTAGGGCTTGTGGTGCACGGTGACTTTCAGGTCGGACTGCCAGGGGAGACGAAAGAGACGATCGAGCAAACCGTCCAATTCGCCATGGAGCTGGACCCGGAGACGATCCAGGTATCGATGTCTCACCCCTACCCCGGGACCGAGTTCGATACCTACTTAAAGAAGCACAACTATTCGGTCGACCACGTCATGACCGATGAGGAGGGACATCAGCTTCCCGTATTTCAGTATCCGGGCTTAAGCAGAAAAGAGATCATGCACGCGGTCGAGCAATTTTACGATCGGTACTACTTCCGGCCGCACGTCATTTTCCGAATTCTTCGTCGAGCCCTTTTTAATAGTCACGATCGGCGTCGCCTGTACGTCGAGGCCAAGGAATTTCTCAAGGTGCGCGCCAAGCGAAAGGGGTTTGTCCGCGCTCAGGTGAGCGCTGGATCCCCGGGGTCCTGA
- a CDS encoding ATP-binding protein yields the protein MAFGYLNAFDILKAATLGLLAVLLFSLGSVTRPTSFGAYLSFSAIMALQGIEMLVPAFSEKTRNPAQRVLLLRLSILLQLLLASMLVAVTDGSGSIYELVYLLPIISAATKLPGRDVAIVVGGSVLAMIGFIVTGEQLNASIMSVKEFQDSVAAVVYFTMAGLLTYFFARSERNQRLQYQNLAATLADTNTTLRETQTQLTDRLAQVAMMEERIQRVSQMAALGELAGQLAHEVRNPLGIIRGAAEMLAARVSDPSTSRHITVLIEEADRLNKAVEGVLRLGTPLKMKFVRLDLVELLEGVAQISSASSVPDGSSVKLTVPSRPLWIRGDRDLLYQAFTNLARNAFQAMPVGGPITITVESTSDEDHVVTSIADAGTGLAEEDLRRLGEPFFSKRPGGIGLGFSLARRVVLEHGGSVTVGSILGQGTTVSIHLPTLKATRERQLPVESFTA from the coding sequence ATGGCTTTCGGTTACCTCAATGCGTTCGACATTCTGAAGGCTGCAACTTTAGGCCTGCTCGCTGTTCTTTTGTTCTCACTCGGCAGCGTGACCCGACCGACCTCGTTCGGCGCATACCTCTCGTTCTCTGCCATCATGGCCTTGCAGGGCATCGAAATGTTGGTGCCGGCCTTTTCCGAAAAGACAAGAAACCCAGCGCAACGTGTCCTCCTCTTACGGCTGAGCATCTTGCTTCAGCTCCTGTTGGCCAGCATGCTCGTGGCGGTAACGGACGGGAGCGGAAGCATTTACGAACTCGTGTATTTGCTGCCGATCATCTCGGCAGCCACCAAGTTACCGGGTCGAGACGTCGCGATCGTCGTGGGAGGATCGGTATTGGCGATGATCGGGTTCATTGTGACCGGAGAACAGTTGAACGCATCAATCATGAGCGTCAAGGAGTTCCAGGATTCCGTTGCAGCTGTGGTCTATTTCACCATGGCTGGCTTGCTGACCTACTTTTTCGCAAGGAGTGAACGAAATCAGCGGCTGCAGTATCAAAATCTCGCGGCCACCCTTGCCGACACCAATACAACACTTCGCGAGACACAAACACAGTTGACCGACCGTTTAGCCCAGGTCGCCATGATGGAGGAACGCATCCAACGAGTCAGCCAGATGGCCGCGCTGGGTGAACTTGCCGGTCAACTGGCACACGAAGTACGGAATCCTCTCGGGATTATCAGGGGAGCCGCCGAGATGCTCGCCGCTCGCGTGTCGGACCCTTCGACCTCCCGTCATATCACTGTCTTGATCGAGGAAGCGGATCGCCTTAACAAGGCAGTGGAGGGTGTTCTCCGTCTTGGCACGCCACTAAAAATGAAATTTGTGCGTCTGGACCTCGTTGAACTGCTAGAGGGGGTCGCCCAGATTTCCTCTGCGTCCTCTGTACCCGATGGTTCTTCCGTCAAGCTCACTGTCCCCTCGAGGCCACTGTGGATCCGTGGAGACCGTGACCTCTTGTATCAGGCCTTTACGAATCTCGCCCGCAACGCGTTTCAGGCCATGCCGGTCGGTGGTCCCATCACCATCACCGTCGAGTCCACGTCCGATGAGGATCATGTCGTGACATCTATCGCTGATGCCGGAACCGGTCTCGCCGAGGAAGACCTCAGAAGACTCGGCGAACCGTTTTTCTCCAAGCGACCTGGTGGAATCGGCCTCGGATTTTCACTCGCGCGACGCGTCGTGCTGGAGCATGGAGGATCGGTAACGGTCGGAAGTATTCTTGGACAGGGGACCACCGTGTCCATTCATCTGCCGACGCTAAAAGCGACCCGCGAGAGACAGCTGCCGGTAGAGTCGTTCACCGCTTAG